In Alteracholeplasma palmae J233, a single genomic region encodes these proteins:
- a CDS encoding PadR family transcriptional regulator, which translates to MDIQLKKGLLDTYVLHVLLDGPTYGYELYARVIQDFTISESTLYPIFRRLEKENYVSTYQEEHNGRLRKYYQITELGKVQLKNAISELQDLNKVINKIIIGGLKNE; encoded by the coding sequence ATGGATATTCAATTAAAAAAAGGATTATTAGATACTTATGTTTTACACGTTTTATTAGATGGCCCTACTTATGGTTATGAGCTTTATGCAAGAGTTATCCAAGACTTCACTATTTCTGAAAGTACGCTTTATCCTATTTTTAGAAGGTTAGAAAAAGAAAATTATGTTTCTACTTACCAAGAAGAACATAATGGAAGACTGAGAAAATACTATCAAATTACAGAATTAGGAAAAGTTCAATTAAAAAACGCGATTTCAGAATTACAAGATTTAAACAAAGTTATTAATAAAATCATTATAGGAGGTCTTAAAAATGAATAA
- a CDS encoding prephenate dehydratase: MKKMMTLGPKGTYSEIASNTFIKNLNLDVSLEFKHSIDACFSTVFDYLVVPIENSSDGFIQRTLDLLALSNAYITHDLTLPISFKLISNIPLDEVTSIYVQFKAQNQCLDILNTLGKKLIITESNTESLDKHLLDFNSAAIIPSHLLASSNYVVNAVEDYKNNETRFILIENNLNLETTSLLYKVSMCIIPFDDKPGLLSDILFLFSKEKINLSSIMSRPTKEKIGSYTFFLDFLLEKDKLESLFCELEKLKERFHYKLLGIY; this comes from the coding sequence ATGAAAAAAATGATGACTTTAGGACCCAAAGGGACCTACTCTGAGATTGCCTCAAATACATTTATTAAAAACTTAAACTTAGATGTCTCATTAGAATTTAAACATAGCATTGATGCCTGTTTTTCTACAGTCTTTGACTATTTAGTTGTCCCTATTGAAAATAGCAGTGACGGTTTTATTCAACGAACATTAGATCTTTTAGCTCTTTCTAATGCATATATCACCCATGATTTAACTCTTCCTATTAGTTTTAAACTGATTAGCAATATCCCATTAGATGAAGTTACTTCTATCTATGTTCAGTTTAAAGCCCAAAATCAATGTTTAGATATCCTTAATACATTAGGTAAAAAATTAATCATTACTGAAAGTAATACGGAATCTTTAGATAAGCATCTACTTGATTTTAATTCAGCCGCAATTATTCCATCACATCTTTTGGCATCATCAAATTATGTTGTTAATGCTGTTGAAGATTATAAAAACAATGAAACAAGATTCATTTTAATTGAAAATAATTTAAATTTAGAAACTACTTCTTTATTATATAAAGTATCCATGTGCATTATTCCGTTTGATGATAAGCCTGGCTTATTATCAGATATTCTATTCTTATTCTCAAAAGAAAAAATAAATCTCTCTTCTATTATGTCTAGACCTACTAAAGAAAAGATAGGAAGTTATACTTTCTTTCTAGACTTCTTATTAGAAAAAGATAAGTTAGAATCTCTTTTTTGTGAATTAGAAAAATTAAAAGAAAGATTTCATTATAAACTTTTAGGTATTTACTAA
- a CDS encoding ATP-dependent helicase: MLNKKQEEAVTSSDRFIFLLAGAGTGKTRVIVERIKYLLENKITVEEKILSISFTQKSAKELKKRIGKENIKSQTFHSFCLSYLDFKNVLEPKVFNSEELLLISNYKNSLFRKKMPKHYKEYEAYLKNQAGIDYDDILINFLKLKNIPKYDYIFIDEFQDTNPLQYQVLKKLVHSMTNVFSVGDPDQSIYAFRGSDIKIIDKYIKDYKAKIYLLDENYRCNKKVLLTANKLISKNKKRFNKALYPIKTKDGLVEIVYTKDRFKTIKTIIKRENFLTILVRSYHSHRNLESYLEENYVFNYQLLTIHQAKGLEFDAVLILGTSEMVRTNTQKELEEERRILFVALTRAKEKVYLLEKHPNRFLKEMKTKE, translated from the coding sequence GTGTTAAACAAAAAACAAGAAGAGGCGGTCACTTCAAGTGATCGTTTTATTTTTTTATTAGCAGGAGCAGGTACTGGTAAAACACGAGTGATTGTAGAAAGAATTAAATATTTATTAGAAAACAAGATAACAGTAGAAGAAAAAATTCTTTCTATCAGTTTTACTCAAAAAAGTGCGAAGGAACTGAAAAAAAGAATAGGAAAAGAGAATATTAAATCACAAACGTTTCATAGTTTTTGTTTATCTTATTTAGACTTTAAAAATGTTTTAGAGCCTAAAGTTTTTAACTCAGAAGAATTACTTTTGATTTCTAATTATAAAAATAGCTTATTTCGTAAAAAGATGCCTAAGCATTATAAAGAGTACGAGGCTTATTTAAAAAATCAAGCAGGGATTGATTATGATGATATTTTAATTAACTTTTTAAAATTAAAAAATATACCTAAATATGATTATATTTTCATAGATGAGTTTCAGGATACTAATCCTTTACAGTATCAAGTTTTAAAGAAATTAGTTCATTCTATGACTAATGTATTTTCAGTAGGGGATCCTGATCAAAGTATTTATGCTTTTAGAGGAAGTGATATTAAAATCATAGATAAGTATATCAAGGACTATAAAGCGAAAATATATCTTTTAGATGAAAACTATCGGTGTAACAAAAAAGTCTTGTTAACTGCTAATAAACTGATTAGTAAAAATAAAAAACGTTTTAATAAGGCTCTTTATCCTATTAAAACAAAGGATGGATTAGTTGAAATTGTTTATACAAAGGATAGATTTAAAACAATCAAGACAATCATAAAAAGAGAAAACTTTTTAACTATTTTAGTAAGAAGTTATCATAGTCATCGTAATTTGGAAAGTTATTTAGAAGAAAACTATGTCTTTAACTATCAACTTTTAACAATCCATCAAGCAAAGGGATTAGAGTTTGACGCTGTTTTGATACTTGGAACAAGTGAAATGGTTAGAACAAATACCCAAAAAGAACTTGAAGAAGAAAGAAGAATTTTATTTGTAGCACTTACAAGAGCGAAAGAAAAAGTATATCTTTTAGAAAAACATCCCAATAGATTTTTAAAAGAAATGAAAACAAAAGAATAA
- the ligA gene encoding NAD-dependent DNA ligase LigA produces MDIKQKINELTEKINQANYQYHTLDNPTISDQQYDAYMKELLSLEERYPEFKQKNSPSEKIGGFVLDEFKKVEHKVPMMSLSNVFNTDEVSNFYERIRKETQSFTLTTELKIDGLACNLKYEKGELVLASTRGNGIVGEDITHNVKTIKSVPLKLTEEIDIEVRGEIYLPHANFEKINQEKIANNETVFANPRNAAAGTIRQLDSKVVAKRGLAMFVYTIVESEKYVSTQYEALKYLEKLGFKVNPNYAKVETLEELIKQIDTYDVLRKNLAYDTDGVVIKVNELNLYEDIGYTAKSPKWATAYKFEAEKIETTVKDIIFQVGRTGVITPVAELEPVIVSGSLVSRATLHNEDYIKDKDIRKNDYVLIHKAGEIIPEVIEVIKSKRTHQEAFKMIDKCPVCNSTLVRNENEADHFCLNPDCPGKNLNQLIHFASRVAMDIDTLGEKVLETFHDLSYVSKISDIYDLEKYRLELEDIPGFGKKKVDKILTAIENSKQQSFDRLIFGLGIKHVGAKVAKLLVSELKNLDDFRNASYEQLINIPEIGEQIALSVINYFKDPKNLEEIDKLVMHGLNFKAEEKAFISDKFKDKTFVLTGTLEKYGRTEAASIIESLGGKVSSSVSKKTSYVLAGKEAGSKLEKAQSLGVIVLSEKEFEDLVNE; encoded by the coding sequence ATGGATATTAAACAAAAAATAAATGAATTAACAGAAAAAATTAATCAAGCAAATTATCAGTATCATACTTTGGATAATCCAACAATAAGTGATCAACAATATGATGCTTATATGAAAGAGCTTCTTAGTTTAGAAGAAAGATATCCTGAATTCAAACAAAAAAATTCTCCTAGTGAAAAAATAGGAGGTTTTGTTTTAGATGAATTTAAAAAAGTAGAGCATAAAGTCCCTATGATGTCATTAAGTAATGTTTTTAATACTGATGAAGTTTCCAATTTTTATGAAAGAATTAGAAAAGAAACACAATCATTTACTTTAACTACTGAACTTAAAATTGATGGACTTGCCTGTAATTTAAAATATGAAAAAGGTGAGTTAGTCTTAGCTTCTACAAGAGGTAATGGTATTGTAGGTGAGGATATTACACATAATGTCAAAACAATTAAATCAGTACCTTTAAAGTTAACAGAGGAAATAGATATCGAGGTTAGAGGGGAAATTTATTTACCACATGCTAATTTTGAAAAAATTAATCAGGAAAAAATAGCTAATAATGAAACAGTATTTGCTAATCCAAGAAATGCCGCTGCTGGAACGATTAGACAATTAGATTCTAAAGTAGTAGCCAAAAGAGGATTAGCAATGTTTGTTTATACAATTGTTGAATCTGAAAAATATGTTTCAACTCAATACGAAGCTTTGAAATATTTGGAAAAGCTAGGATTTAAAGTTAATCCCAACTATGCTAAAGTAGAAACCTTAGAAGAACTTATTAAGCAAATAGATACATACGATGTTTTAAGAAAGAATTTAGCTTATGATACTGATGGTGTTGTGATAAAGGTCAATGAGCTTAACCTTTATGAAGATATTGGTTATACTGCAAAATCACCAAAATGGGCAACTGCATATAAGTTTGAAGCAGAAAAAATAGAAACAACTGTGAAAGACATTATTTTTCAAGTAGGTAGAACAGGGGTGATTACACCGGTTGCTGAGTTGGAGCCAGTTATTGTTTCAGGTAGTTTAGTTTCTAGGGCAACTCTTCATAATGAAGATTATATCAAAGATAAAGACATTAGAAAAAACGATTATGTTTTAATCCATAAAGCAGGAGAAATCATTCCTGAAGTGATTGAAGTGATAAAGAGTAAAAGAACGCATCAAGAGGCTTTTAAAATGATTGATAAGTGCCCTGTTTGTAATTCTACTTTAGTTAGAAATGAAAATGAAGCAGATCATTTTTGTTTAAACCCAGACTGTCCAGGAAAAAACTTAAATCAATTAATTCACTTTGCTTCAAGGGTTGCTATGGATATAGATACACTAGGAGAAAAAGTTTTAGAAACATTTCATGATTTAAGTTATGTAAGTAAAATATCAGATATTTATGATTTAGAAAAGTATAGATTAGAATTAGAAGATATTCCAGGATTTGGTAAAAAGAAAGTTGACAAGATTTTAACGGCTATAGAAAATAGTAAACAACAAAGTTTTGATAGACTTATTTTTGGATTAGGGATTAAACATGTTGGTGCTAAGGTAGCTAAATTGCTTGTTTCTGAATTAAAGAATTTAGATGACTTTAGAAATGCAAGTTACGAACAATTAATAAATATTCCTGAAATAGGTGAACAAATTGCCTTAAGTGTTATCAATTACTTTAAAGATCCTAAGAATTTAGAAGAGATAGATAAATTAGTTATGCACGGGCTTAATTTTAAGGCAGAAGAAAAAGCCTTTATTAGTGATAAGTTTAAAGATAAAACATTTGTATTAACCGGAACACTAGAAAAATATGGTAGAACAGAGGCCGCTTCAATTATTGAAAGTCTGGGTGGAAAAGTAAGTTCATCAGTTTCTAAAAAAACAAGTTATGTACTCGCAGGAAAAGAAGCGGGGTCTAAATTAGAAAAAGCCCAAAGTCTAGGAGTCATAGTCTTAAGTGAAAAAGAATTCGAGGATTTAGTAAATGAATAA
- the uvrA gene encoding excinuclease ABC subunit UvrA, with the protein MNNTHDSNEWIKVRGARENNLKNIDIDIPKNKLVVMTGLSGSGKSSLAFDTLYQEGQRRYMESLNAYARQFLGNFEKPDVDSIEGLSPSISIDQRTTSNNPRSTVGTITEIYDYLRLIYARVGTPYCPGTDIPLSKQTIEEMTQRVLEIDENSKVVVLAPIIERKKGTHKKLLDQLIKDGFNRVMVDNEIYLIEDLGELDKNKNHDISIVIDRLVIKDSIRSRLYDALELAASKASGRAVVYINNKEFISFSQTYSCPGTDFTIPTLEPRLFSFNTPVGACPYCNGLGIKLEVTKDLVVNPEKSLLDGGIIPYKNNDDDNLASQELETVCKHYDIDMNVPIKDLDPKKLDIILYGTDDKLHFKNISSSGRVHEKHTNYEGIIPNLNRRYIETNSEWIRTWIENFMTESVCPSCHGARLNEGALSVKIDKKNIYETTNLAIDEMLEFISNLELTPSQAQISKLAIQEIIHRLTFLKDVGLGYLTLSRGGGSLSGGEAQRIRLATQIGSKLSGVLYVLDEPSIGLHQKDNDKLIQTLKKMRDLGNTLVVVEHDHDTMLASDYLIDIGPGAGELGGQVVAYGTPQEVMANENSLTGKYLSGKIQVPVPKERRKGTGKSILIKGASENNLKNLDVSIPLGILTAVTGVSGSGKSTLVNEILLKGLAQKYYKNKEKPGKHQSIEDYGLIDKIVEISQSPIGRTPRSNPATYTGVFDDIRDLYSQTNEAKMRGYQKGRFSFNVRGGRCEACGGDGVTKISMHFLPDVYVPCEVCEGKRYNHETLQIKYRGKDISDVLDMTIDEAVIFFENHSKIKHKLQTMKDVGLGYVRLGQAATTLSGGEAQRVKLASELYKKITPGAIYILDEPTTGLHVDDVNRLVKVLHKIVDEGASMVVIEHNLDVIKNADYIIDLGKGGGVYGGNIIATGTPEEVSQVKESYTGQYLKTVL; encoded by the coding sequence ATGAATAATACACACGATAGTAATGAATGGATTAAAGTTCGTGGTGCACGAGAAAATAATCTAAAAAATATTGATATAGATATTCCTAAAAATAAATTAGTAGTAATGACTGGGTTATCTGGATCAGGTAAGTCATCACTAGCCTTTGATACTTTATATCAAGAAGGTCAAAGAAGATATATGGAATCTTTAAATGCATATGCTAGACAATTTTTAGGTAATTTTGAAAAACCAGATGTAGACAGTATAGAAGGATTAAGTCCTTCTATTAGTATTGATCAAAGAACAACATCTAATAATCCAAGATCAACTGTTGGAACAATTACTGAAATATATGATTATTTAAGATTGATTTATGCTAGAGTGGGAACACCTTATTGTCCAGGAACTGATATTCCACTATCTAAACAAACAATTGAGGAAATGACACAAAGAGTTTTAGAAATTGATGAAAATTCTAAAGTTGTTGTTTTAGCCCCAATCATAGAAAGAAAAAAAGGGACACATAAGAAATTATTAGATCAATTGATTAAAGATGGTTTTAATCGTGTGATGGTAGATAATGAAATTTATTTAATTGAAGACTTAGGTGAATTAGATAAAAATAAAAACCATGATATTTCAATTGTTATTGATAGACTAGTAATAAAAGATTCTATTAGAAGTAGATTATATGATGCATTAGAGTTAGCAGCATCCAAAGCTTCAGGTAGAGCAGTTGTTTATATTAACAACAAGGAATTTATAAGTTTTAGTCAAACATATAGTTGTCCAGGAACTGATTTTACAATTCCAACTTTAGAACCAAGATTATTCTCATTTAATACACCAGTAGGAGCTTGTCCATATTGTAATGGATTGGGGATTAAATTAGAAGTGACAAAAGATTTAGTGGTTAACCCAGAAAAGTCATTATTAGACGGAGGGATTATTCCTTATAAAAATAATGATGATGATAATTTAGCCTCTCAGGAACTAGAAACAGTTTGTAAGCATTATGATATTGATATGAATGTTCCTATTAAAGATTTGGATCCTAAAAAACTAGACATCATTTTATATGGAACAGATGACAAACTTCACTTTAAAAACATTTCTTCATCAGGAAGAGTACATGAAAAGCATACCAATTATGAAGGGATTATTCCTAATTTAAATAGAAGATATATAGAAACAAATTCTGAGTGGATTAGAACATGGATTGAAAACTTCATGACAGAATCTGTTTGTCCATCTTGCCATGGAGCAAGACTTAACGAAGGGGCATTATCTGTTAAAATAGATAAAAAAAATATTTATGAAACAACTAATTTAGCGATTGATGAAATGCTTGAATTTATTTCTAATTTAGAATTAACGCCTTCACAAGCCCAAATATCTAAGCTGGCGATACAAGAAATTATTCATAGATTAACATTTTTAAAAGATGTTGGTTTAGGTTATCTTACTTTATCAAGAGGTGGAGGTAGTTTATCAGGTGGTGAAGCACAACGTATTAGACTAGCAACACAAATAGGTTCTAAGTTATCAGGCGTGCTTTATGTCTTAGATGAGCCTTCTATAGGTCTACATCAAAAAGATAATGATAAATTAATTCAAACGTTGAAAAAAATGAGAGATCTTGGAAATACCTTAGTAGTTGTAGAACATGATCATGACACAATGCTAGCATCAGATTACTTAATAGATATCGGTCCTGGAGCTGGGGAATTAGGTGGTCAAGTAGTTGCCTATGGAACGCCTCAGGAAGTTATGGCAAATGAAAATAGTTTAACTGGAAAATACTTATCTGGAAAAATTCAAGTGCCTGTTCCAAAAGAAAGAAGAAAAGGAACAGGAAAGAGTATTTTAATTAAAGGGGCTTCTGAAAATAATCTTAAAAATTTAGATGTTTCTATTCCCTTAGGTATTCTAACTGCAGTTACTGGAGTTTCAGGATCAGGTAAATCAACCTTAGTCAATGAGATATTATTAAAAGGTCTTGCTCAAAAGTATTATAAAAATAAAGAAAAACCAGGTAAACATCAATCAATAGAAGATTATGGTTTAATTGATAAAATTGTTGAAATATCACAATCACCTATTGGTAGAACCCCAAGAAGTAATCCAGCAACCTACACAGGTGTTTTTGATGACATTAGAGATTTATATTCACAAACAAACGAAGCTAAAATGAGAGGATATCAAAAAGGAAGATTCTCATTTAACGTAAGAGGCGGTAGATGTGAGGCTTGTGGTGGAGATGGTGTTACTAAAATCTCTATGCACTTCCTACCTGATGTTTATGTACCTTGTGAGGTGTGTGAAGGAAAAAGATATAATCATGAAACCTTACAAATTAAATATAGAGGAAAAGATATTTCAGATGTTTTAGATATGACAATTGATGAAGCAGTTATCTTTTTTGAGAATCATAGTAAAATAAAACATAAACTACAAACCATGAAAGATGTAGGATTAGGCTATGTGAGACTTGGACAAGCAGCAACCACTCTTTCAGGCGGTGAAGCACAAAGAGTTAAACTAGCAAGTGAGCTTTATAAGAAAATCACACCAGGGGCAATTTATATACTAGACGAGCCAACAACTGGTTTACATGTTGATGATGTTAATCGCCTAGTTAAGGTATTACATAAGATTGTTGATGAAGGTGCTTCAATGGTAGTTATTGAACACAATCTAGATGTGATAAAAAATGCTGACTATATTATTGATTTAGGTAAAGGTGGCGGAGTTTATGGTGGAAATATTATTGCCACAGGAACACCGGAAGAAGTCAGTCAAGTAAAGGAAAGTTATACAGGACAATATTTAAAAACAGTTTTATAA
- a CDS encoding phage holin family protein produces the protein MKNDDDEKKELTQEEIEELLNTLKDKNANNTGTILNFGLLLHPKMTVHLIVTWIINLLVFAVVSGILNQISPTIYFNLTSYLLGVSLFTLIEFVFKIIFLKFFLRIVLMSFGMILYVIQVACFYLVDLVVPNFDFYTIEGVFIFTICFSIVRLIISRYIRKYRILNRF, from the coding sequence ATGAAAAATGATGATGACGAGAAAAAAGAATTAACACAAGAAGAAATAGAAGAATTACTTAATACACTAAAGGATAAGAATGCAAATAATACAGGCACTATTTTGAATTTTGGTTTACTATTACACCCTAAGATGACTGTACACTTGATTGTGACATGGATTATTAATTTATTAGTCTTTGCCGTTGTAAGTGGTATCTTAAATCAAATTTCACCAACGATTTATTTCAATTTAACTTCTTATTTATTAGGTGTAAGCCTATTTACTCTAATAGAATTTGTTTTTAAGATTATCTTTTTAAAGTTTTTCTTAAGAATTGTTTTAATGAGTTTTGGTATGATATTATATGTTATACAAGTTGCATGTTTCTACTTAGTAGATTTAGTAGTTCCAAACTTTGATTTTTATACAATAGAAGGTGTCTTTATATTTACTATATGCTTTTCTATTGTTAGATTAATTATCAGTCGCTATATTAGAAAATACAGAATCTTAAATCGTTTTTAG
- the hprK gene encoding HPr(Ser) kinase/phosphatase, with amino-acid sequence MENSISIKKLASDLELEVIAGSTGLKRRVKAEMLNRPGVELAGFYDFYDQERILLIGSKEASFLKLFSPHIQKERVDRIVSEQPPAIVFSTNVEITQDFIDAANLYEVPILKSSLRTTPLNSRLYSYLHSGLAPRMSVHGVLVDIHGLGTLIIGKSGIGKSETALELIKRGHILISDDRVDIFETSPGVIIGNAPKILERYIEIRGIGIVDIVSMFGAGSYRENKKIRLVVELEHWKKDKVYDRLGIETETTKFFNTEIPKIIIPILPGRNTATLVESAAMNQKLKYLGHNAALELTEAVAKAAMQKEEDDEE; translated from the coding sequence ATGGAAAATTCAATTTCAATTAAAAAACTTGCCTCTGATTTAGAATTAGAAGTAATTGCTGGAAGCACAGGACTTAAAAGAAGAGTAAAAGCTGAAATGCTTAATCGACCTGGAGTAGAATTAGCAGGTTTTTATGATTTCTATGATCAAGAAAGAATCTTATTAATAGGGAGTAAAGAAGCTTCTTTCTTAAAACTATTTTCACCACATATCCAAAAAGAAAGAGTTGATAGAATTGTCTCAGAACAACCACCAGCAATTGTTTTTTCCACAAATGTTGAGATCACTCAAGATTTTATTGACGCAGCTAATTTGTATGAAGTCCCCATTTTAAAAAGTAGTTTAAGAACTACGCCTTTAAATAGTAGACTATACAGTTATTTACATAGTGGATTAGCACCACGTATGAGTGTCCATGGTGTTTTAGTTGATATTCATGGACTAGGAACTTTAATCATTGGTAAATCAGGCATTGGTAAGAGTGAAACAGCCTTAGAGTTGATTAAAAGAGGACACATTTTAATTAGTGATGACAGAGTTGATATCTTTGAAACTTCACCTGGGGTTATTATTGGTAACGCTCCTAAAATATTAGAAAGATATATTGAAATTAGAGGTATTGGGATTGTTGATATTGTTTCTATGTTTGGTGCAGGATCTTATAGAGAAAACAAAAAGATTAGACTGGTTGTAGAACTTGAACATTGGAAAAAAGATAAAGTATATGATAGATTAGGTATTGAGACTGAAACAACTAAGTTCTTTAATACTGAAATTCCTAAAATTATTATTCCAATTCTACCAGGTAGAAATACAGCTACATTAGTTGAAAGTGCCGCAATGAATCAAAAATTAAAATATTTAGGACATAATGCAGCATTAGAATTAACAGAAGCAGTTGCCAAAGCAGCTATGCAAAAGGAGGAAGATGATGAAGAATAA
- the lgt gene encoding prolipoprotein diacylglyceryl transferase produces the protein MKNKKESFLKVYENHQSLFVIGGFILYFLLLVLLATVGQTAPYRSYVVKFSLPAIGNVEITWYAVFILSGIVLAAIAALREFKKAGINPNILYDGLLYCVPLAIIGARLWFVLFNPGTNFFAFTDGGLGIHGAIIVTFVFLIFYTKWKKVSYWFVLDVVAPGFLIGQVMGRWGNFMNQELYGPKVSHLNYLPKFISEQMYIHGSFRQPTFLYESIWNLFGLVLILILRKKKIFKLGDILAFYLGWYGIGRIFIEVLRIQSGSGEPLGIGGAGITDISQWYLSTSILTSIGLILAGIAIFILKRYFVKGLPYYSEYGRKAILFDLDGTLIDTEKIIIASFEYVFKKWLPNVKLTAEDKKSFVGPTLHQTFSRYSSDEKEIEKLITEYRKYNKTLHDKGVKAYPNAKETLDFLKVRGIRLGIVSSKARVMVEEGLKQNDLLQYFEVLVCSDDVENHKPHPEPLLKAIKALNAPIDTTIYVGDHSNDVLAAKRAGMISCLVEYSTHLKEALQNNPDYVIEGLEQLKYLI, from the coding sequence ATGAAGAATAAAAAAGAAAGCTTTCTTAAAGTTTATGAAAATCATCAGTCGTTATTTGTCATTGGAGGGTTTATTCTCTATTTTCTATTATTAGTACTACTAGCAACTGTTGGGCAAACAGCACCCTATAGAAGTTATGTTGTAAAATTTAGTTTACCTGCAATTGGTAATGTTGAAATTACATGGTATGCCGTCTTTATCTTATCAGGAATTGTCTTAGCAGCAATCGCAGCTTTAAGAGAATTTAAAAAAGCTGGAATCAATCCTAATATTTTATATGATGGATTATTATACTGTGTGCCTTTAGCAATTATAGGAGCTAGATTATGGTTTGTCTTATTTAATCCAGGTACTAACTTCTTTGCCTTTACAGATGGTGGATTAGGTATTCATGGTGCGATTATTGTTACATTCGTATTCTTAATTTTTTATACTAAATGGAAAAAAGTATCTTATTGGTTTGTTCTAGATGTGGTTGCCCCTGGATTTTTAATTGGTCAAGTTATGGGACGTTGGGGAAACTTTATGAACCAAGAATTATATGGACCTAAAGTAAGCCATCTTAATTATTTACCTAAATTTATTAGTGAGCAAATGTATATTCATGGCAGTTTTAGACAACCTACATTTTTATATGAAAGCATTTGGAATCTATTTGGTCTTGTTCTAATACTTATTTTAAGAAAGAAAAAAATATTTAAATTAGGAGACATCTTAGCATTCTATTTAGGATGGTACGGTATTGGAAGAATTTTTATAGAAGTCCTACGTATTCAATCAGGTTCTGGAGAGCCATTAGGAATTGGTGGAGCTGGAATCACAGATATTTCACAATGGTATTTATCTACGAGCATTCTAACTTCTATAGGTCTAATTTTGGCAGGTATTGCAATATTCATACTAAAAAGATATTTTGTTAAAGGTCTACCTTACTATTCTGAATATGGAAGAAAAGCTATCTTATTTGATTTAGATGGAACACTTATTGATACAGAAAAAATTATTATCGCATCTTTTGAATATGTATTTAAAAAATGGTTACCTAATGTTAAACTAACAGCAGAAGATAAAAAAAGTTTTGTAGGACCTACCCTTCATCAAACATTTAGTAGATATTCCAGTGATGAAAAAGAAATTGAAAAGCTCATTACAGAATATAGAAAATATAATAAAACCCTTCATGACAAAGGGGTTAAAGCTTATCCAAATGCTAAAGAAACTCTAGATTTTCTAAAGGTTAGAGGTATTAGATTAGGCATTGTTAGTTCTAAAGCAAGAGTAATGGTTGAAGAAGGACTAAAACAAAATGATTTATTACAATATTTTGAGGTATTGGTTTGTTCTGATGATGTTGAGAACCATAAACCACATCCAGAACCACTTTTAAAAGCAATTAAAGCTTTAAATGCTCCAATTGATACAACAATATATGTAGGAGATCATAGTAATGATGTGCTTGCCGCAAAACGAGCTGGAATGATTTCTTGTCTAGTAGAATATAGTACACATTTAAAAGAAGCATTACAAAATAACCCAGACTATGTCATTGAGGGATTAGAACAACTGAAATATTTAATATAG